In Nicotiana tabacum cultivar K326 chromosome 21, ASM71507v2, whole genome shotgun sequence, one DNA window encodes the following:
- the LOC107830869 gene encoding protein DMP7-like produces the protein MEATKKLGTENVVASENQLEIPLLEDEQIVEKQKKTPAQKVIRKTFKKTAILANLLPSGSVLAFQILSPVITHEGQCHSSISHSMTLGLLVFCAISCFFLNFTDSFRDERGKVRYGLATFRGLWIIDGSNITIPPEEATKYKLKFLDVFHALLSILVFGAVAAFDQNVIKCLYPSPSPETQEILAILPMAVGVICTLLFVAFPTTRHGIGFPLSRR, from the coding sequence ATGGAGGCCACAAAGAAATTAGGAACAGAAAATGTTGTAGCATCTGAAAACCAATTGGAAATACCCTTATTAGAAGAtgaacaaattgttgaaaaacaaaagaaaacaccaGCACAAAAGGTCATTAGAAAAACATTCAAGAAAACAGCCATTTTAGCCAATCTTTTACCCTCAGGTTCTGTTCTTGCATTCCAAATTCTGTCACCAGTTATAACACATGAAGGCCAATGTCACTCCTCGATTAGCCATTCTATGACATTAGGCCTTTTAGTCTTTTGTGCAATCTCTtgttttttccttaattttacaGACAGTTTTCGCGACGAAAGAGGGAAAGTTCGTTATGGATTGGCCACATTCAGAGGTTTATGGATTATTGATGGTTCGAATATTACCATTCCTCCTGAGGAAGCAACAAAGTATAAGTTGaaatttttggatgtgtttcaTGCCTTATTATCTATACTTGTTTTTGGCGCTGTCGCGGCGTTTGATCAAAATGTGATCAAATGTTTGTATCCTTCTCCATCACCAGAAACTCAAGAGATTCTCGCAATTCTGCCTATGGCTGTTGGCGTAATTTGCACATTGCTGTTTGTTGCATTCCCTACAACTCGCCATGGAATTGGCTTCCCTCTTTCACGTCGTTAG